The genomic segment GAGGGGCGGCACACGCCCGACCCGCCGACCGATGCGGCGTCCGCCCGCAAGCGGCTCGAAGAGGGGAACCACGAGTTCGCGGTCCTGAACGACCCGCGGACGAGCCCGCCGGGCACGCGCCGCGTGGTCCGCTTCGACGCCGACGATCTCGGCCTGCCGAACGCGGACGGGTCCGCGCCGAAGCAGGAGCCGTTCGCGGCGGTCCTCGGGTGCGCCGACGCCCGCGTGCCGACGGAAATGGTGTTCGGCCAGGGGTGCAACGACCTGTTCGTCGTGCGCGTCGCGGGAAACGTACTGGGGAGCGAGTGCCTCGGCAGTCTCGACTACAGCCTGACCGCGCTCGGCGCGAGCTTGAAACTCATCGCGGTGGTGGGCCACTCGCGGTGCGGGGCGGTGACGGCCGCCGTGGACGCGTTTCTGGAGCCGACGAAGTACCTCGCGGTGGCGTCGAGCCACCAGCTCCGGTCCGTGGTGGACCGCATCTTCGTCGGCGTTCGAGCGGCGCAGAAGGCGCTGGAACAGGCCTGGGGGCCGTCCGTGGTGACCCGGCCGGGCTACCGCATGGCGCTCATCGAAACGACGGTCGGACTGAACGCGGCCCTGACTGCGGCAACGGTGCGCCAGGAGTTCCGCGACCAGCTCGGCCCGCAGCGGGAGGTCGTTTACGGCGTATACGACCTGATCTCGCGCCAGGTGGGATTGCCGGTGGGCGTGCCCGGCGTGTCGCGCGTGAACGTCGGCCTGTTCGCCCCGCCGACGGATCTGAGCGGCTTCGAGCAACTCGGCGTCCTGTTCGCGTCCTCCGCGATCACCAAAGAGTTGCTCGGGGGGTAAAGAGAAGGGTTTTGCCCTCACCCGTGGTGCAGGCAAACCCTTTGCCCGCACGGCACGGCAATCGCTATCGATTGACAGAACCCTCAGCCCACAAAAGCACGCTCCACCATGGCCGAAAGATCCCGATCGTTCCGCGCATGGGTGTGGCCGCCGCCGCCGATCGCTCCAAGGCTGTGGATCGCTCTCGTCACCTCCGCCCTGTACTCGGCGATCGTCTGGGCGGTTTACCCGTTCGTTTTCACCGGCAAACAGGCGTGGGCCGACGAACTGGCCGTGGTGAATACGGCCGTGCTCGGCGTGCTGGTCAGCTTCCGCACGAAGATCGCCTACGACCGGTGGTGGGAGGGCCGATTACTCTGGGGCCAACTCGTCAATAACTCGCGCAACCTGTGCCTCAAGGCCCGCGAACTCGCCCAGCTCGATGCGGCCGAACGGGCCGCGTTCGCGGGCCTCGTGTCCGCGTTCGCCGTCGCACTCAAGCGGCACCTGCGCGGGTCCGTTGTGTTGAGCGAGATCCCGGGCTGTGAACGCGATCCCGCGACCCCGGCGCACGTCCCCGCGCACATCGCGGGACGGGCCATCGCCGCGGTCGCGCAGTGGCGCGCCGCCGGCCGCATCGACGGGCACATGTACCAAACGCTCGATGCCCACACGTCCGCCCTCATGGACATCTGCGGCGCCTGCGAGCGCGTCCGCAACACGCCGCTGCCGTCCTCGTACCTCTCGCTCTTGCGCCACGCGCTGATGCTGGGCTTCGCGTTCACGCCGTGGGCGCTGGTTCACTCCATCGATCTGATGGTGATACCGGTTCAGGCCGCGGCCGTGTACTTCCTGTTCGGAATCGAACTGACCGCCGAAGAGGTGGAGCAGCCGTTCGGTTTCGACGGCGACGACTTACCGCTCGAAAAGTATTGCGAAACGATCCGGGCCAGCGCCGAGGACATACTTCGACCGGGCACCTGACACGCGGCCCAATCGAGGCGGCTTGTTCTCTTTGATTAGTGGGACGGGCTTTCCCGCCCGTGCTTTCGGGCACACAGGCGGGAAAGCCCGTCCCACTAATATCAAACACGCTCAACGGGATCGCGCCTGACGCGCCTTACTTTACTTTCTGGGCGAACACCACTCTCCGCGCACCGCGGTCGATGCCGACCAGCCCGCCCGTCTTCGGATCAGCCGCGATCCCCTGGCCCGGAAACGGGCACTCGAGCGCTTCCACCAGTTCCAGTTCCTTGCCGTCGGTTGGCACCTTCAGCCGGTACAGCACCTTGTAGTGATGGTGGCTGACGAGCAAGGTCCCGCCGTCCCAGATGCCGCCCGACGCGCTCATCTTGTCCCAGTCGTCCACGACCGTTTTCGGGAACGTCCACCGCTGCACCTCCTTGAACCCGTCGGCGTACTTGACGAGGATCGTCTTCGCGTTGTCGGCCTGGTAGTGGGCGAAGCAGCACCACCAGTTCTTCCCGTCATGAATGTTCCAGACGAGACTCCCGGGCGGCGTTTTGAAGTCGTGAAAGATGGTGAGCTTGTTCGTCTCCGGATCGTATATGCGGATCTCACTCGTCTCCGGCGTCTTGGGATAGTTCGAGTGCGCGCAGTAGACTTTGCCCTTCCAGACGAACGCACTGTTGAGGTGCTCGGCCTTGTCCTTGCTCGCGGCGAGTAATTTCCCGGTCGCGCGGTCGTACATCGCGACGGTCGTACTCGACACCACGAACACGTGGGCGTCGGTCGCCGCGGCGGCCTGCGTCGCGTGTTCGGACTTCAACCCGTCGCCGACGGCCTTCCAGCCCGGCTTGAGATCGAGTTTCGACTCGGCCGGTGCGGCGGTCCACAGGAGGAGCGAAACGAGGAACATGAGAGGGCTCCGTAGGGTGGGCTTTTTCTTTGTCGCGGGCGACGGTATCTGCCGCAACCCGGCGGGAAAGGATTTCCGCCACACGCAGGACGCGTTTCATGCGCAAGGTAGCGCTTTGGGCCGGAGTGCCCGCGGTGGTCGCGGTGGCGGGCGTGAGCCTGTGGTTCACGCTCGTCCCGGGCCGCTCGGGCGCGGGGTGAACCCCCGCGGGCTGCGGCCCCGTCGGCGGTCCGCCGATGTTCGACCAATTTGGCGGGTACGGATACGGGCAACCGGTGCCGTACTACGCACAACCTCAGCCCCAACCGGTGCGGCAGCCCGTGCAGCCGCGGCCGCAACCGGTCGCGGTCAAACCGAAGCCGGGGCCCAAACCCGCGCCCGAAGTGGTGACGGCGGTAAGCGTACCATCACCCGCGCAGCTCGGTATCCAGCTCGCCGATGAACCCGTTGTGGTGCCGACGCCCAGCGACTTGGGTATTGATTTGAAGTGAGTATGGGCCAACGGCCGGTGTGAGCCGGCCGTTAGCTTTTGACCAGCTCCAGCACACCCCACAGCGACGGATCATCGCCGAACGGGAACTCCCATCCGACGCTCAAAAACTGGTCGCCGAGTTCCTGATCCCGAACGCAATAGTACACGCCGAGCCGCGGGTGTTCCTGTGGGTCGTAACCGTTCAGTGCCGCGGCCGGGAGGAACGCTTCCAGTCGGTAGCCGCCCTTAACACGATGAGCGCGAAACGGGACGTCCGCCAGGTTCGCCATCGGCGCGTCTTGTAGTGCCCGGTTAATCTTCGATTGTGTCAGAAACGGCTCGTCCTTGTCCGCCCCCCCGCCGGTCGGGAAAAACGCGAACTGGTGACAGTACCGGCTGCCGCGGTGACTGGCGCGGGCGTCGCGCGTATCGATCCACAGCCGCAACCCGTCCGAACCGCTCGGCTTGTCGGCGTCTCCGACCGGCAGTTGAGACTTCCCGCGCACTTCGACCTGCACCGCGAGCCCGAAATCGTTCCAGGCGAGCCGCACGTCGGCGAAGTTGTCCTTCTCGTCGAGAGCCGCGAAGTTGTCGAGCTGAGCGGTATCGGGCAGTTCGACCAAGTGTTCGTCCTCGTCCGTGTCGCGCGGCGCGTCCGTGACGAACGGGCACGGGTGGCACACGCGAACGAGGAACCGGTTCGGCACGATCGGCGGCATCGCGGACTCCTTCCCGATTCACGGAAACTCGACGAACTCGTTCGGTCCGTCGTACGTGAAACTCAATCGCTTCAGCACATCGCGGCCGAGCAGGATGTGAGTTTCCCTGGCGTGTTCGATGGCATCGACGGTCAAATCGCACACGTTCGGAATCACCACCCGAACGCGATAAACGTCCATCACGAACAGACTCGTACCGAAACCTTGTGCCTGAACTTGGCGAACC from the Frigoriglobus tundricola genome contains:
- a CDS encoding carbonic anhydrase → MFEIVYRFDPEGRHTPDPPTDAASARKRLEEGNHEFAVLNDPRTSPPGTRRVVRFDADDLGLPNADGSAPKQEPFAAVLGCADARVPTEMVFGQGCNDLFVVRVAGNVLGSECLGSLDYSLTALGASLKLIAVVGHSRCGAVTAAVDAFLEPTKYLAVASSHQLRSVVDRIFVGVRAAQKALEQAWGPSVVTRPGYRMALIETTVGLNAALTAATVRQEFRDQLGPQREVVYGVYDLISRQVGLPVGVPGVSRVNVGLFAPPTDLSGFEQLGVLFASSAITKELLGG
- a CDS encoding bestrophin family protein, which codes for MAERSRSFRAWVWPPPPIAPRLWIALVTSALYSAIVWAVYPFVFTGKQAWADELAVVNTAVLGVLVSFRTKIAYDRWWEGRLLWGQLVNNSRNLCLKARELAQLDAAERAAFAGLVSAFAVALKRHLRGSVVLSEIPGCERDPATPAHVPAHIAGRAIAAVAQWRAAGRIDGHMYQTLDAHTSALMDICGACERVRNTPLPSSYLSLLRHALMLGFAFTPWALVHSIDLMVIPVQAAAVYFLFGIELTAEEVEQPFGFDGDDLPLEKYCETIRASAEDILRPGT
- a CDS encoding endonuclease — translated: MFLVSLLLWTAAPAESKLDLKPGWKAVGDGLKSEHATQAAAATDAHVFVVSSTTVAMYDRATGKLLAASKDKAEHLNSAFVWKGKVYCAHSNYPKTPETSEIRIYDPETNKLTIFHDFKTPPGSLVWNIHDGKNWWCCFAHYQADNAKTILVKYADGFKEVQRWTFPKTVVDDWDKMSASGGIWDGGTLLVSHHHYKVLYRLKVPTDGKELELVEALECPFPGQGIAADPKTGGLVGIDRGARRVVFAQKVK
- a CDS encoding DOMON domain-containing protein, producing MPPIVPNRFLVRVCHPCPFVTDAPRDTDEDEHLVELPDTAQLDNFAALDEKDNFADVRLAWNDFGLAVQVEVRGKSQLPVGDADKPSGSDGLRLWIDTRDARASHRGSRYCHQFAFFPTGGGADKDEPFLTQSKINRALQDAPMANLADVPFRAHRVKGGYRLEAFLPAAALNGYDPQEHPRLGVYYCVRDQELGDQFLSVGWEFPFGDDPSLWGVLELVKS